Proteins encoded within one genomic window of Triticum aestivum cultivar Chinese Spring chromosome 2D, IWGSC CS RefSeq v2.1, whole genome shotgun sequence:
- the LOC123049681 gene encoding vacuolar iron transporter homolog 2-like: MDHHVGSSHVHADGERRAKEEDVVVVLAVDAEAAEADDHPGDDDGGVNYMARAQWLRAAVLGANDGLVSVASLMIGVSAVNDAGKTMLVSGLAGLVAGACSMAIGEFVSVYAQYDIEVAQIKRDGAKGKKESLASPTLAALASALAFAVGALLPLLAGGFVRPYGARVGAVCAATTVGLAGFGAAGGYLGGASMLRSGSRVLLGGWVAMAVTYGVLWLFAKVSHIHVSSLR, encoded by the coding sequence ATGGACCATCACGTCGGCTCCTCCCACGTGCACGCTGACGGCGAGCGCAGGGCCAAGGAGGAGGACGTCGTCGTCGTGCTCGCCGTCGACGCCGAGGCGGCCGAGGCCGACGACCAcccgggcgacgacgacggcggcgtcaACTACATGGCCCGCGCGCAGTGGCTCCGCGCGGCGGTCCTCGGCGCCAACGACGGCCTCGTCTCCGTGGCGTCCCTCATGATCGGCGTCAGCGCCGTGAACGACGCCGGCAAGACGATGCTCGTGTCGGGCCTCGCCGGGCTGGTGGCCGGCGCCTGCAGCATGGCCATCGGCGAGTTCGTGTCCGTGTACGCGCAGTACGACATCGAGGTGGCCCAGATCAAGCGCGACGGCGCCAAGGGCAAGAAGGAGAGCCTGGCGAGCCCGACGCTGGCCGCGCTCGCGTCCGCGCTGGCGTTCGCGGTGGGCGCGCTCCTGCCGCTGCTGGCCGGCGGGTTCGTGAGGCCGTATGGCGCTAGGGTCGGGGCGGTGTGCGCGGCGACCACCGTGGGCCTGGCCGGCTTCGGCGCGGCGGGCGGTTACCTGGGCGGCGCGAGCATGTTACGGTCGGGGTCCAGGGTCCTCCTGGGCGGGTGGGTCGCCATGGCTGTCACTTACGGCGTGCTCTGGCTGTTTGCCAAGGTGTCCCACATTCACGTCTCGTCGTTGAGGTGA